A region of the Stutzerimonas stutzeri genome:
AATGTTGTCCGGATCGATTTCCAGGCCGTAGCCGCTGACCTGCTTGTGATCGCGCAGCCAGGCCAGCAGCTCACCATTGCCGCAGCCGAGGTCGAGTACTCGGCTGCCGGCCGGAATCCACTCTTGGATGATGTCCAGATCGGCGCGCATCTTCGTTCCTTATACGGCTATGCGGTTCATGTAACCGCGGAAGGCTTGCAGGTAGCGTGGGTTGGGGATCAGAAAGGCGTCGTGGCCTTGTGGCGCGTCGATCTCCAGGTAACAGACGTCCTTGCGCGCGGCGAGCAGCGCGTCGACGATTTCCCGCGAGCGCTCTGGTGAAAAGCGCCAGTCGGTGGTGAAGGACATGACGCAAAAGCGCGCCTGGGCGACCTCGAAGGTCTTGGCCAGATCGTCGTCGTTGGCCGCGGCCGGGTCGAAATAATCCAGCGCCTTGGTCATCAGCAGGTAGGTATTGGCGTCGAAACGCCCGGAAAACTCCTCGCCCTGATAGCGCAGATAGCTCTCGACCTGAAATTCCACGCTGTTGAAGTCGTAGTTGAGCTTCTCGCTCTTCAATCCGCGCCCGAACTTGGTGCCCATGGCGTCATCGGACAGGTAGGTGATGTGGCCGACCATGCGCGCCAGCATCAGCCCGCGCTTGGGAATCACGCCCATCTCCTGGAAGTGCCCGCCATGGAACTCGGGGTCGGAGAGTATCGCCTGGCGAGCCACTTCGTTGAAGGCGATGTTCTGTGCCGACAGCTTGGGCGCTGAGGCGATGGCCAGGCAGTGGCGCACTCGCTCAGGGTAGCTGATGGTCCATTGCAAGGCCTGCATACCGCCCAGGCTGCCGCCAATCACCGCTGCCCACTGGGT
Encoded here:
- the metX gene encoding homoserine O-succinyltransferase MetX; translated protein: MPTAIPADSVGLVIPQVAHFAEPLTLACGRTLADYQLIYETYGELNAARSNAVLICHALSGHHHAAGYHSMDDRKPGWWDSCIGPGKAIDTDHFFVVSLNNLGGCNGSTGPSSTNPASGKPYGADFPVVTVEDWVHSQALLADRLGITQWAAVIGGSLGGMQALQWTISYPERVRHCLAIASAPKLSAQNIAFNEVARQAILSDPEFHGGHFQEMGVIPKRGLMLARMVGHITYLSDDAMGTKFGRGLKSEKLNYDFNSVEFQVESYLRYQGEEFSGRFDANTYLLMTKALDYFDPAAANDDDLAKTFEVAQARFCVMSFTTDWRFSPERSREIVDALLAARKDVCYLEIDAPQGHDAFLIPNPRYLQAFRGYMNRIAV